From the genome of Segatella hominis, one region includes:
- a CDS encoding tRNA1(Val) (adenine(37)-N6)-methyltransferase, with amino-acid sequence MTGFRFKQFEILQDRCAMKVGTDGVLLGAWASGGTRILDIGCGTGLIALMMAQRFPAAQVVGIDIDEEACGQARENVAVSPFGDRIDVAHCRLQDYSGEEFDAIVSNPPFFLNSLKNPDSKRAMARHADTLPFRDLWQGVKRLLSENGIFSVVLPSDVKENFVSEACMSGFYIVRQCAVKTIERKQPKRYLLAFSRHRNGELENATEIMMNQDGNRSEWYAKITDEFYL; translated from the coding sequence ATGACAGGTTTTCGATTTAAACAGTTTGAGATATTACAAGACCGTTGTGCCATGAAGGTGGGAACGGATGGTGTGTTGTTAGGAGCATGGGCTTCTGGCGGAACTCGTATTCTCGATATCGGATGTGGTACGGGGTTGATAGCCTTGATGATGGCTCAGCGTTTTCCTGCTGCCCAGGTGGTAGGTATTGATATTGACGAAGAGGCTTGTGGACAGGCAAGGGAAAATGTGGCAGTCAGTCCTTTTGGTGATAGAATTGATGTAGCTCATTGTCGGTTGCAGGATTATTCCGGTGAGGAATTTGATGCGATAGTCAGTAATCCTCCGTTCTTTCTGAATAGTTTGAAAAATCCGGATAGCAAAAGGGCAATGGCTCGACATGCTGATACCTTGCCATTTAGGGATCTCTGGCAAGGTGTAAAACGCTTACTTTCTGAAAATGGAATTTTCTCGGTTGTACTGCCTTCTGACGTAAAGGAGAATTTTGTGTCAGAAGCCTGTATGTCAGGATTTTACATTGTTAGACAATGTGCTGTGAAGACGATAGAAAGAAAGCAGCCGAAACGCTATCTCCTGGCCTTTTCCAGACATAGAAACGGTGAACTGGAAAATGCCACGGAAATCATGATGAATCAAGATGGAAATCGTAGCGAATGGTATGCGAAAATAACTGACGAGTTCTATCTTTAA